One Candidatus Dormiibacterota bacterium DNA window includes the following coding sequences:
- the ureC gene encoding urease subunit alpha: MSGADDRLHRYGPTTGDRVRLADTGLRVRVERSLVGEGDELRFGGGKVLRDGMGQSSRDGGLDLVIAGGLLLDPVEGAVVCDIGVVGGRIVGIGRAGNPDIMDGVDPALVVTARTEVISAQGCIVTPGGIDSHVHWICPDLAAEALASGITTCIGGGTGPAEGTRATTCTPGPWNIANMLRAAERLPVNIGLTGKGNCAREQPLLDQVAAGACGLKLHEDWGSTPAAIDAALRVAAATDVQVAIHTDTLNESGFVEETIAAIAGRAIHAYHVEGAGGGHAPDIIRMAGLANVLPSSTNPTRPYGVNTLVEHLDMLVVCHHLDPRLAEDLAFAESRIRGETIAAEDVLHDLGAISMVSSDSQAMGRIGETWRRTFQTAHSMLRQRGPLEGDDGDHDTSRVLRYLAKVTVNPARAHGISHIVGSVAPGLLADLVVWRPAFFGVRPSLVLKSGWIAWASTGDPNASIPTPQPVWGRPMFAALAPEVSCVTFVSAAAVDGGVPERLGLRRAVEAVRGCRTVGKGDMVRNHALPDIQVDPRRYRVTADGELLRSEPQAEVPLGRLYQLF; this comes from the coding sequence ATGAGCGGCGCCGACGACCGCCTCCACCGCTACGGCCCCACCACCGGCGACCGGGTGCGGCTCGCCGACACCGGGCTACGGGTGCGGGTGGAGCGCTCGCTGGTCGGCGAGGGCGACGAGCTGCGCTTCGGCGGCGGCAAGGTGCTGCGCGATGGCATGGGACAGTCGTCGCGCGACGGCGGCCTCGACCTGGTGATCGCCGGCGGGCTGCTCCTCGACCCGGTGGAGGGGGCGGTGGTCTGCGACATCGGCGTCGTCGGCGGGCGCATCGTCGGCATCGGCCGCGCCGGCAACCCCGACATCATGGACGGCGTCGATCCCGCGCTCGTGGTCACCGCGCGCACCGAGGTGATCTCCGCCCAGGGCTGCATCGTCACCCCCGGCGGCATCGACTCCCACGTGCACTGGATCTGCCCGGACCTCGCCGCCGAGGCGCTGGCCTCGGGGATCACCACCTGCATCGGCGGCGGCACCGGTCCCGCCGAGGGCACCCGGGCCACCACCTGCACCCCGGGGCCTTGGAACATCGCCAACATGCTCCGTGCGGCCGAGCGGCTGCCGGTGAACATCGGGCTCACCGGCAAGGGCAACTGCGCCCGCGAGCAGCCCCTGCTCGACCAGGTCGCCGCCGGCGCCTGCGGGCTCAAGCTCCACGAGGACTGGGGCTCGACCCCGGCGGCGATCGACGCCGCGCTGCGGGTCGCCGCCGCCACCGACGTCCAGGTCGCCATCCACACCGACACCCTCAACGAGAGCGGCTTCGTCGAGGAGACCATCGCTGCGATCGCCGGGCGGGCCATCCACGCGTACCACGTCGAGGGCGCCGGCGGCGGCCACGCCCCGGACATCATCCGCATGGCCGGGCTGGCCAACGTGCTGCCGAGCTCGACCAATCCCACCCGTCCGTACGGGGTCAACACCCTGGTCGAGCACCTCGACATGCTGGTGGTCTGCCACCACCTCGACCCCAGGCTCGCCGAGGACCTCGCCTTCGCCGAGTCGCGCATCCGGGGCGAGACCATCGCCGCCGAGGACGTGCTCCACGACCTCGGCGCGATCAGCATGGTGTCGAGCGACTCCCAGGCGATGGGACGCATCGGCGAGACCTGGCGCCGCACCTTCCAGACCGCGCACTCGATGCTGCGCCAGCGGGGCCCGCTCGAGGGTGACGACGGCGACCACGACACCTCCCGGGTGCTGCGCTACCTCGCCAAGGTGACCGTCAACCCCGCCCGGGCGCACGGCATCTCCCACATCGTCGGGAGTGTCGCCCCCGGCCTGCTCGCCGACCTGGTGGTGTGGCGTCCCGCGTTCTTCGGGGTGCGACCCTCGCTGGTGCTCAAGTCGGGATGGATCGCCTGGGCGTCGACCGGCGACCCCAACGCCTCCATCCCCACCCCGCAACCGGTGTGGGGGCGTCCGATGTTCGCCGCGCTCGCCCCCGAGGTCTCGTGCGTCACCTTCGTCTCGGCCGCCGCGGTCGACGGCGGGGTGCCGGAGCGGCTCGGCCTCCGCCGCGCGGTCGAGGCGGTGCGCGGCTGCCGCACCGTGGGCAAGGGGGACATGGTGCGCAACCACGCCCTTCCCGACATCCAGGTCGACCCACGCCGCTACCGGGTCACCGCCGACGGCGAGCTGCTCCGCTCCGAGCCCCAGGCCGAGGTGCCGCTCGGCCGCCTGTACCAGCTCTTCTGA
- a CDS encoding urease subunit beta — translation MIPGEMLAGDHAGSDPAAGAARLTVTNSGDRPVQVGSHYHLFEANTALLFDRAAAYGCRLAIPAGSAVRFEPGERREVAVVPLGGERVVHGFLGLVEGRLDAPGARERALERLAGRGMEERA, via the coding sequence ATGATCCCCGGCGAGATGCTCGCCGGCGACCATGCCGGCTCCGATCCCGCCGCCGGCGCGGCGCGCCTGACCGTCACCAACAGCGGCGACCGCCCGGTGCAGGTGGGCTCGCACTACCACCTCTTCGAGGCCAACACCGCGCTGCTCTTCGACCGCGCCGCCGCCTACGGCTGCCGCCTCGCCATCCCCGCCGGGTCGGCGGTGCGCTTCGAGCCCGGCGAGCGCCGCGAGGTGGCGGTGGTGCCGCTCGGCGGTGAGCGGGTGGTGCACGGCTTCCTCGGCCTCGTCGAGGGTCGCCTCGACGCCCCGGGCGCCCGTGAGCGCGCCCTCGAACGGCTCGCCGGCCGCGGCATGGAGGAACGGGCATGA
- a CDS encoding urease subunit gamma produces the protein MHLSPSEREKLLLVVAGDLATRRRQRGLKLNYPEAVAYIACAVMEGARDGRSVAELMESASTLLGRDDVLPGVAEMIDSVQVEATFEDGTKLVTVHDPIS, from the coding sequence ATGCATCTGAGCCCTTCCGAACGGGAGAAGCTGCTCCTCGTGGTCGCCGGTGACCTGGCGACCCGCCGCCGCCAGCGGGGGCTCAAGCTCAACTACCCGGAAGCGGTCGCCTACATCGCCTGCGCGGTGATGGAGGGCGCACGCGACGGCCGCAGCGTCGCCGAGCTCATGGAGTCGGCGTCGACGCTGCTGGGACGGGACGACGTCCTCCCCGGAGTTGCGGAGATGATCGACTCCGTGCAGGTCGAGGCCACCTTCGAGGACGGGACCAAGCTGGTCACCGTCCACGACCCGATCTCATGA
- a CDS encoding FHA domain-containing protein: MHEYLEVSVSTGVELRPLDGDRVTIGRHAGNDIVLAADDSASRLHAVLERLGPGWWLRDLGSRNGTYVNGGRVAEGRALQHGDELRIGTTRLVYRISRPTEEDQAVTLAREPAPPLTPREREVLVALCRPVFSGDVLGVPASTRSIAAELVVTEDAVKQHLLRLYDKFALPPTSSGNRRVELAREAVLRGAVSRGDIETGGGRSASR, from the coding sequence ATGCATGAGTACCTCGAGGTGTCGGTCTCGACCGGGGTCGAGCTCCGCCCCCTCGACGGCGACAGGGTGACCATCGGACGGCACGCGGGCAACGACATCGTGCTCGCCGCCGACGACAGCGCCTCGCGGCTCCACGCCGTGCTCGAGCGCCTCGGCCCCGGCTGGTGGCTGCGCGACCTGGGCAGCCGCAACGGCACCTACGTCAACGGCGGGCGCGTCGCCGAGGGGCGGGCGCTGCAGCACGGCGACGAGCTGCGCATCGGCACCACCCGGCTGGTCTACCGGATCAGCCGCCCCACCGAGGAGGACCAGGCGGTGACCCTCGCCCGCGAGCCGGCGCCGCCGCTCACCCCCCGGGAGCGCGAGGTGCTGGTCGCCCTCTGCCGGCCGGTGTTCAGCGGCGACGTCCTCGGCGTCCCGGCGTCGACCCGGAGCATCGCGGCCGAGCTGGTGGTCACCGAGGACGCGGTCAAGCAGCACCTGCTGCGGCTCTACGACAAGTTCGCGCTGCCGCCCACCTCGTCCGGCAACCGCCGGGTCGAGCTGGCGCGGGAGGCGGTGCTGCGGGGCGCGGTCAGCCGTGGCGACATCGAGACCGGGGGCGGCCGGAGCGCCTCACGGTGA